From the Candidatus Abawacabacteria bacterium genome, the window AAAACCAACTGATACCTCTTAGCCAATACTTGCCAGGGAACCAAATTGCTATGATGTTCTATTTCGGTGATGACAATTTCATCTCCATGCTGTAATGATGTTGTTAACCCATTGGCTACCAAATTGAGTGCATGAGTGGCTCCACGAGTAAAAATGATTTCTTCAGGGGCAGCATTGATATAATTTGCTACTTTTTCTCGACTGTCTTCATACTTGCTGGTTGCTTTTTCACTGCTCTCATAAATACCCCGATGCGTATTCGCTCGGTAATTTTGATAATAATCATTCATGGCCGTTAGTACCGAGTCTGGGGTCTGTGATGTGGCAGCATTATCTAAGTACACCAGGTTGGGCTGATTTTTGAAAATGGAGAAGTGTTTTTTGAAAGCTTGTGGAGAAAAAGGCATGTGAGAATTACGAGTTACGAATTACTAATTACGAATGTGTAAAGAAAGGAATTATAAATGAAGAGGCGAGGTGTAGTCATGAATTAGGGCACAAAGCGCCAGGTTGGAGAAGTATTTTAGGACATCGCTGTAAAATCCTTGTACGATGAGACTTTCCGCTTGCTCATAAGAAAAGCCTCGTGATTGTAAATAGAATAATTGCTCCTGGTCTAGATTACTCATACTAGCACTGTGGCTGCAACTAACTGAATCATTAGTAATATCCAACATGGGAATGGCATCAATCCTGGCTTGGGGACTAAGGAGTAATGTTTGTTCTTTTTGTTGACCAGATACCTTGTCAGCATCTTCTGTAATTTTGATCATACTGCGATAAACAGTATGTGATCTATCTCTAAGAATTACTTTGCTCAGCATTTCTGAAGTGGAACCAGCTCCTTCATGGTGCATGCCCACAAAAAGATCGTGTTTACTTTCTCTTGAGCCAAAATCAATATGCCCTTGGAATGCAGCGCTTTCGGCTCCCGCTAATTGAGTAGTGACATGAGACTGAACTAGGTCAGCATTGCGAATTAGTTCCAAGCCAGAATATTGAGCTTTTGTCTGGATAATATTGTGTTGATAATAGTGATAGGGTTGGGGGTATTGAGGAGTGAGGTGAACCAAACTTAACTTGGCATTGGCTTCACATATGGTATGTACCAATAGCTGACTAGTAGCTTGCGTATGTTTGATAATGATATGGACATCACTGGATGCTTCCACCAAGATACAAACACAGCCGATGCTAAAGCCCGCGAATCCATCTATATCGACAGTGTAGGCATCAGCAGCTTTGGTGTTTGCGGGAACATGGATCAGAATTGCAGATTCTTTCACTTTGGCCAAAATTCCCTTAGGTATGATGGTAGCAGCAAAAGCAGTATTTAAATCAAATAAAACATTGAATTTTTTTCCCGCTTTTATTAAGGGAATACTCTGTATCGTAGTTTTACTAGCAATATGATAAGTAGCTGCAGAAAAGTGATCATCACTGATCGCTGGTAGCAAAGCAAAAATGCCTAATCCATATTGTTGCTTCTTAATCTGTTTGCTTAATTCTTTGTCCATATATTAGCCAACAGCTCCCTCCATCTCTAAAGCGATTAATTTGTTTAGCTCCACTGCATACTCCAAGGGTAGTGCTCGTACGACAGGATCAATGAAGCCACTAACTATCATCTGAATTGCTTGTTCTTTGCTTATTCCTCGACTCATTAAATAGAAAATCTCATCGTCGCTGATTTTTCCCACACTAGCTTCATGAGCAATGATCGCAGTGTCATTTTCCACTTTCATCACTGGGTATGTTCGTGAACTTGATGTTTTATCAAAAAGTAAGGCATCACAATGAACACTTACTTTGGCATGATGGGCCCCAGGAGTAATGCGCACTTGGCCACGATAACTAGATATGCCGCCGCCTTTGCTAATGCTTTTGGCTCTAATAGTTGAAGTGGTATGGGGTGCGACATGAATCACTTTTGCGCCGGTATCTTGATCTTGTCCCGGGCCAGCAAAAGCAATACCCAGACTGTCAGAATGAGCACCTTCACCGCGCAAGACACTACAAGGATAGAGCATGGTGACACCGCTGCCCAAATTACCATTAATCCATTCTACGGTAGCATTTTTATCTACTACTGCCCGTTTAGTGTTCAAATTGAATGTATTTTTACTCCAATTCTCAATACTGCTATAACGCATACGAGCGCCTTCATGAACATGAAGTTCCACACAGCCAGCATGCAATGCACTGGCCTCAAAACGAGGGGCAGAGCAACCTTCGATATAATGAAGCTCAGCACCCTTATCAAGGATAATAAGTGTATGTTCAAATTGGCCACCAGCCTGGGCATTCATCCGGAAATATGCTTGTAAGGGGATAGATACTTTCACTTTTGGAGGGACATAAATAAAAGTGCCACCACTCCACACAGCCGCATGCAACATCACAAACTTGTGATCATTGATGCCGACACAATCTGTCATGAAATATCTTTTTACTAATTCAGGATATTTGTGAACTGCAGTATCCATGTTTTCGAATATCACACCTTTTTCTTCCCATTCCTTTTTGAGATTGTGATAGACCACATCGCTGTCATACTGTGCTCCGACACCGGCCAAGGCTTTTCTTTCAGCTTCAGGGATACCAAGCTTTTCGAAAGTATTACGAATATTCTCAGGAACTTCTTCCCAAATCTTTTTTTCTTCAGTATCAGGACGGACAAAATAAACAATTTGGTCTAGATCCAGCTTGG encodes:
- a CDS encoding SufD family Fe-S cluster assembly protein translates to MDKELSKQIKKQQYGLGIFALLPAISDDHFSAATYHIASKTTIQSIPLIKAGKKFNVLFDLNTAFAATIIPKGILAKVKESAILIHVPANTKAADAYTVDIDGFAGFSIGCVCILVEASSDVHIIIKHTQATSQLLVHTICEANAKLSLVHLTPQYPQPYHYYQHNIIQTKAQYSGLELIRNADLVQSHVTTQLAGAESAAFQGHIDFGSRESKHDLFVGMHHEGAGSTSEMLSKVILRDRSHTVYRSMIKITEDADKVSGQQKEQTLLLSPQARIDAIPMLDITNDSVSCSHSASMSNLDQEQLFYLQSRGFSYEQAESLIVQGFYSDVLKYFSNLALCALIHDYTSPLHL
- the sufB gene encoding Fe-S cluster assembly protein SufB codes for the protein MSPKSISDITIDRSRYDHADKGHNKYASGKGLTEAVVREISKQKNEPEWLLKKRLAAYQLFVETPMPSFGPSLAKLDLDQIVYFVRPDTEEKKIWEEVPENIRNTFEKLGIPEAERKALAGVGAQYDSDVVYHNLKKEWEEKGVIFENMDTAVHKYPELVKRYFMTDCVGINDHKFVMLHAAVWSGGTFIYVPPKVKVSIPLQAYFRMNAQAGGQFEHTLIILDKGAELHYIEGCSAPRFEASALHAGCVELHVHEGARMRYSSIENWSKNTFNLNTKRAVVDKNATVEWINGNLGSGVTMLYPCSVLRGEGAHSDSLGIAFAGPGQDQDTGAKVIHVAPHTTSTIRAKSISKGGGISSYRGQVRITPGAHHAKVSVHCDALLFDKTSSSRTYPVMKVENDTAIIAHEASVGKISDDEIFYLMSRGISKEQAIQMIVSGFIDPVVRALPLEYAVELNKLIALEMEGAVG